The genomic interval TCGCTTCGGTCTTGAGGCGCGTGACGAGCTCGGCGACGTCCTTCACCTTCACGCCGGCCTTGCGGGCGGGCGGGGGCTCGTAGTCGAGGTACTGGATCTTGAGGGCGGCGTCGCCCGTGAGGTCGGCGAGCTTCACCTCGGCGAGCGGCTTCTTCTTCGCGGCCATGATGGCCATGAGCGCGGCGAAGCGGACACCCTCGGGGTACGCGTGGGTCGCGGGCGTGTGCACACCCTTCACGCTCTTCGGCGCGACGATGCGGAGGTCGACCGAGACGACCGCGGGGAGCTCGACCTTGAGCTTGATGGTGCCGCCGTCGACCTCGCGGCCCACGATGAGGGCCTTGTCGCCTTCGGACTCGATCGTGCCGGCGAACGTGGCCTGGGGCCAGCCGAGGTACTCGGCGAGCTGCTGGGCGACCTGACCGGAGTCGCCGTCGACGGCCTGCTTGCCGCAGAGGACGAGGTCGGGCTTCTCTTTCTCGACGAGGGCCTTGAGGGCCCGCGCGACGACGTCGCCGTCGATGGTCTCGTCGCCGGTGTCGACGCGGATGGCGCGGTCGGCGCCGGTGCCGAGCATGGCGCGGAGGGTGGTCTCGCAGTCCTTCGGGCCGAACGTGACGACCACGACCTCGCCCATGCGGGCCTTCGGGTTCGTGCCGTTCTCGGTCAAGCGGAGGGCCGTCTCGACCGCGTACTCGTCGAACGGGTTCGGCTTCCACTCGAGGCCCGTCGTCACGAGCTTGCCGGCGTTGACCTTCACTTTGTTCGCGTTGTCCGGGTCGGCGACGCGCTTCAGCGGGACGAGAATCTTCACGGTCGGCTCCTTTTTCGTGTGGCTCGCGGGCACCGCCTCGAGGCGTGCGTGCGAATGAATGGCGATTCAGTCAGTAAGGGAACCGAGGCCTCGTGTCAACGGGCCACCCGGTGAAATGGGTGCGCACCGGTCGCCCGCGGGGCGCTCGAATTTTCGCGAGGCGTGCGTCCAACTTCGGGAGGTTCCGAGCTAAGCTCCGCCCGCCATGGCAGAAACGTGCGATTTTTTGGTGATCGGCAGCGGCATCGCCGGCCTCTCGTTCGCCCTCGAGGCCTCCGAGGTGGGTGACGTCGTGCTCGTGACCAAGCGCGCGGCCTCCGACTCGAACACGCAGTGGGCTCAAGGCGGCATCGCGGCCGTGCTCGGGGAGGGCGACACCTTCGAGGCGCACATCCGCGACACGCTGGTCGCCGGCGCGGGCCTCTCGCACGAGCGTGTGGTCGAGATCTGCGTCAAAGAGGGCCCCGACCGCATCCGCATGCTCGACGCCGTGGGCGCGCGCTTCGACCACGCGCACGACGCGACCGACAAGGACGACGCGAAGGCGGGCGAGGGGCACGCCGACTACGATCTCCACCTCGAAGGAGGCCACTCGGCCCGCCGCATCGCGCACGCCGGCGACATGACCGGGCGCGAGATCGAGCGGGCTCTCCTCGAGGCGGTGCGGGCGAAGCCGAACGTCCGCATCCTCGAGGAGCACATGGCCGTCGACCTCATCACGCTCGCCAAATTCGGCGGGCCCGAGGTGTGCGCCGGCGCCTACGTGCTCGACGTCGCGGCCGGCAAGGTGAGCACCGTGCTCGGGCGCGCGACGGTGCTCGCGTCGGGCGGGGCCGGCAAGGTGTACCTCTATACGACGAACCCCGACGTCGCGACCGGCGATGGTGTGGCCATGGCGTACCGGGCCGGCGCCGAGGTCGCCAACATGGAATTTTACCAGTTCCACCCGACCGCGCTCTACAACCCGGCCGCCAAGAGCTTCCTCATCAGCGAGGCGCTGCGCGGGGAGGGCGCCATCTTGCGCCGGCTCGACGGCACGCCCTTCATGGCGGAGTACGACGCCCGCAAGGAGCTCGCCCCGCGCGACATCGTCGCCCGCGCGATCGACCACGAGATGAAGCGCTCGGGCGCCGACCACGTGTGGCTCGACATCACGCACCTCGAGGCCGAGGTGGTGCGCGAGCGCTTCCCGGGCATCCACGCCGAGTGCCTGCGGTTCGGCATCGACATCACGAAGGACAA from Myxococcales bacterium carries:
- a CDS encoding electron transfer flavoprotein subunit beta/FixA family protein, with the translated sequence MKILVPLKRVADPDNANKVKVNAGKLVTTGLEWKPNPFDEYAVETALRLTENGTNPKARMGEVVVVTFGPKDCETTLRAMLGTGADRAIRVDTGDETIDGDVVARALKALVEKEKPDLVLCGKQAVDGDSGQVAQQLAEYLGWPQATFAGTIESEGDKALIVGREVDGGTIKLKVELPAVVSVDLRIVAPKSVKGVHTPATHAYPEGVRFAALMAIMAAKKKPLAEVKLADLTGDAALKIQYLDYEPPPARKAGVKVKDVAELVTRLKTEAKVV
- the nadB gene encoding L-aspartate oxidase; this encodes MAETCDFLVIGSGIAGLSFALEASEVGDVVLVTKRAASDSNTQWAQGGIAAVLGEGDTFEAHIRDTLVAGAGLSHERVVEICVKEGPDRIRMLDAVGARFDHAHDATDKDDAKAGEGHADYDLHLEGGHSARRIAHAGDMTGREIERALLEAVRAKPNVRILEEHMAVDLITLAKFGGPEVCAGAYVLDVAAGKVSTVLGRATVLASGGAGKVYLYTTNPDVATGDGVAMAYRAGAEVANMEFYQFHPTALYNPAAKSFLISEALRGEGAILRRLDGTPFMAEYDARKELAPRDIVARAIDHEMKRSGADHVWLDITHLEAEVVRERFPGIHAECLRFGIDITKDKIPVVPAAHYMCGGVSTDLEGRTTIPGLWAIGECAHTGLHGANRLASNSLLEGVVFAHRAARALRDEATRDKKPFPTVPDWDVGRAAPSDEAVIVSQSWDELRRLMWNYVGIVRNDKRLRRAARRIALLQEEIAEYYWEHFVTRDLLELRNIATVAELVVACAQARKESRGLHFTTDYPELDTKLVRTVVKRGVPAHPVPLAAGT